One window of the Choloepus didactylus isolate mChoDid1 chromosome 23 unlocalized genomic scaffold, mChoDid1.pri SUPER_23_unloc1, whole genome shotgun sequence genome contains the following:
- the LOC119524899 gene encoding glutathione S-transferase theta-2-like produces MGGIWEGTVQGGEWRRCPGDGGKARGESMKCTGPGAALGDRGSCGSQRPRARGLTTSAPALPTSVAILIYLSNKYQAEAHWYPPDPQARTRVHEYLGWHADCIRSVFGVPLWTQVLAPLIGNQVPKDKVERNRDFMDWALRQLEDEFLKDNAFLTGQQVTLANLMALEELMQPVALGYNLFEGRPQLAAWRE; encoded by the exons ATGGGTGGCATTTGGGAGGGCACCGTCCAGGGAGGGGAGTGGAGGCGGTGCCCAGGAGATGGGGGCAAGGCAAGAGGGGAGTCCATGAAATGCACAGGTCCCGGGGCCGCTCTGGGGGACAGGGGCAGCTGCGGGAGCCAGAGGCCCAGAGCCAGGGGGCTCACAACCTCCGCTCCTGCCCTGCCCACCAGCGTGGCCATCCTGATATACCTGAGCAATAAGTACCAGGCAGAGGCCCACTGGTACCCGCCCGACCCACAGGCCCGCACCCGCGTCCACGAGTATCTGGGCTGGCACGCTGACTGCATCCGGAGTGTCTTCGGTGTGCCCCTGTGGACCCAG GTGCTGGCGCCACTCATCGGGAATCAGGTGCCCAAGGACAAAGTGGAACGCAACAGGGACTTCATGGACTGGGCACTGCGGCAGCTGGAGGACGAGTTCCTGAAGGACAATGCTTTCCTCACAGGCCAGCAGGTGACCCTGGCCAACCTCATGGCACTGGAGGAGCTGATGCAG CCTGTGGCTCTTGGTTACAACCTGTTTGAGGGGCGGCCACAGCTGGCGGCATGGCGCGAGTGA